One region of Camelina sativa cultivar DH55 chromosome 6, Cs, whole genome shotgun sequence genomic DNA includes:
- the LOC104791911 gene encoding staphylococcal-like nuclease CAN1: MGNAIRLLRKCLNPTTDNKPHGGSASVSALSRDLFNFETTSQVPEKLGNYVVSSSKAQANWYRKILEAWKQAKPRPKTAEEASRLVIATLKNHQKADVEGFLSFYGLPSPHNLVEVPTHESPVTLPKGVRFELNTLPVDTKSVSDGDTVTVYVSSKDPLVSSSVPKEVSIAAVKRAKAREKRNYTEADALHKKIISSGYRMISFKNEEVLAKKFRIRLSGIDSPESKMPYGKEAHDELLKMVEGKCLKVLVYTEDRYGRCVGDIYCNGKFVQEVMLKKGLAWHYVAYDKRAELAKWENEARQKRIGLWASSNPEKPWEWRKNKRGGN; encoded by the exons ATGGGTAACGCGATTAGGTTACTCCGGAAATGTCTGAATCCCACGACGGACAATAAGCCTCATGGCGGCTCCGCCTCTGTTTCAGCTCTTTCCCGTGATCTCTTCAACTTTGAAACCACTTCtcag gttcCGGAAAAGCTTGGGAATTACGTTGTGTCTTCTTCAAAGGCACAAGCAAACTG GTATAGAAAAATACTTGAGGCATGGAAGCAAGCTAAGCCTCGGCCTAAAACTGCTGAGGAAGCCTCTAGGCTTGTTATCGCTACTCTAAAGAACCATCAAAAAGCAGATGTTGAG GGATTTTTGTCTTTCTATGGGCTGCCTTCGCCTCACAATCTTGTTGAGGTCCCTACTCATGAATCTCCTGTGACTTTACCTAAAGGAGTTCGGTTTGAGCTCAATACGCTTCCG GTGGATACGAAATCTGTGTCAGATGGAGATACCGTTACTGTGTATGTGAGTAGCAAAGACCCGCTTGTGTCATCCTCTGTTCCTAAGGAAGTGAGTATTGCAGCGGTTAAAAGAGCCAAAGCGCGTGAGAAGAGGAATTATACTGAAGCAGATGCACTTCACAAGAAGATCATATCTTCTGGTTACAG GatgataagttttaaaaatgagGAAGTGCTTGCTAAAAAGTTCAGAATTAGACTAAG CGGAATAGATTCACCGGAGAGCAAAATGCCTTATGGTAAAGAGGCGCATGATGAGCTACTCAAGATGGTTGAAGGGAAATGCTTGAAAGTATTAGTTTATACAGAGGATCGCTATGGAAGATGTGTAGGAGATATATACTGCAATGGAAAATTTGTACAGGAAGTAATGCTAAAGAAAGGTCTTGCTTGGCATTATGTAGCCTATGACAAGCGTGCAGAGCTTGCAAAG TGGGAAAACGAGGCTAGGCAAAAGAGAATTGGCTTGTGGGCATCTTCTAATCCAGAGAAGCCATGGGAGTGGAGAAAGAACAAACGTGGAGGCAATTAA
- the LOC104791913 gene encoding uncharacterized protein LOC104791913, whose translation MSSSAQTMSSWFSKFSKAETGVLWDLDDCPIPSDQTPASISDNIKLALKNNGYTGNVSMVAYSSSSVEQINEEEEFESAGIKLIEPDSRSKLISMFKDIHIWGITHLNDPTNLLIISDDDISQNEGIVEALVRLRKRDNNILLSHPQNASGLLLSTATSVWLWNSLSTGGNPINKTGSTSCPRCAKRLANKLKKKRPINKLSGKFLATLSRKRKKTGY comes from the exons ATGTCGTCCTCCGCTCAAACCATGTCTTCCTGGTTCAGTAAATTCTCCA AAGCTGAGACAGGAGTCTTGTGGGATCTGGATGATTGCCCAATCCCTAGTGATCAAACACCTGCGTCGATCTCTGATAATATCAAATTAGCTCTCAAGAATAATGGTTACACTGGTAACGTTTCGATGGTTGCTTATTCCTCTTCTAGCGTGGAGCAgatcaatgaagaagaagagtttgaatcTGCCGGCATCAAGCTTATCGAGCCAG attcgAGGTCAAAACTGATTTCCATGTTTAAAGATATCCACATCTGGGGAATCACTCATTTGAATGATCCAACAAATTTGTTGATCATCTCCGACGACGACATCTCCCAAAATGAAGGTATCGTAGAAGCATTGGTGCGTTTGAGGAAAAGAGACAACAATATCCTCCTGTCTCACCCTCAAAACGCATCAGGTCTGCTGCTCTCTACTGCAACATCGGTTTGGCTTTGGAACAGCCTATCAACTGGAGGGAATCCTATCAACAAAACCGGAAGCACCTCTTGTCCTCGATGTGCCAAACGGCTTGCcaataagctgaagaagaaacgTCCGATCAA CAAACTCTCCGGCAAGTTTCTGGCGACTCTGTCTCGTAAAAGGAAGAAGACCGGCTATTAA
- the LOC104791914 gene encoding alpha-soluble NSF attachment protein 2, producing the protein MGDHLVRAEEFEKKAEKKLNGWGIFGSKYEDAADLLEKAANSYKLAKSWDQAGKAYLKLADCHLKSDSKHDAANAYAEAAKCYKKVDTNEAASCLERAVNIFCEIGRLNMAARYYKEIAEYYESDQKLEQAIAYFEKAAEFFQNEEVTTSANQCNLKVAQYAAQLEQYEKAIKIYEEIARHSLNNNLLKYSVKGYLLTAGMCHLCKADVVSITNALEKYQDLDPTFSGTRECKFLADLASAIDEEDIAKFTDVVKEFDSMTPLDSWKTTMLLRVKEKLKAKELEEDDLT; encoded by the exons atgggAGATCATCTGGTGAGAGCGGAGGAATTCGAGAAGAAAGCTGAGAAGAAGCTCAACGGATGGGGAATATTTGGATCTAAGTATGAGGATGCTGCTGATCTGCTCGAGAAAGCAGCTAATTCCTATAAACTCGCCAAATCAT GGGATCAAGCTGGAAAAGCTTATCTAAAACTTGCTGATTGTCACTTAAAG TCAGACAGCAAGCACGATGCTGCTAACGCTTATGCTGAGGCTGCTAAATGCTACAAGAAAGTTGACACAAATG AGGCTGCATCTTGCCTAGAACGAGCAGTGAATATATTTTGTGAGATAGGGAGACTCAACATGGCTGCAAGATATTACAAG GAAATTGCTGAGTATTATGAATCTGATCAGAAGTTAGAGCAGGCTATTGCTTACTTTGAAAAGGCAGCTGAATTCTTTCAAAATGAAGAAGTGACCACTTCTGCAAACCAGTGCAATCTAAAGGTTGCACAATATGCTGCCCAGCTGGAGCA ATATGAGAAGGCAATCaagatttatgaagaaataGCACGCCATTCACTTAACAATAACTTACTTAAGTATTCAGTCAAGGGCTATCTTCTCACTGCTGGCATGTGTCACTTATGCAAAGCCGATGTTGTTTCCATCACTAATGCGCTGGAGAAATATcag GATCTGGATCCGACTTTTTCGGGAACACGGGAATGCAAGTTCTTAGCG GACCTTGCTTCTGCTATCGATGAAGAAGACATTGCAAAGTTCACAGACGTTGTCAAGGAATTTGATAGCATGACTCCGCTG GATTCATGGAAGACAACCATGTTGTTGAGGGTGAAGGAGAAGCTCAAGGCCAAGGAGCTGGAGGAGGATGACCTTACTTAA
- the LOC104791917 gene encoding probable sodium-coupled neutral amino acid transporter 6 produces the protein MSPQIKTHLLPKQEPSSSSSSSSGKNGSSTSGVVFNVSTTIIGAGIMSMPAAFKVLGIIPAFLMIAIIAWLSTISVGFIMKSTLAGESTTYAGVMKESFGKTGSVAVQIATMVATFGCMVIFSIIIGDVLSGNDHNGSEHVGVLQEWFGSYWWNTRIFALLFIYCFVLLPLVLCRRVERLAFSSAVSFLLAVLFVVISSVLAISALVNGKTKNTRLLPELKNGGSFWKLFTASPVIVTAFTFHFNVHPIGFELKDPLHVIPATKFSVILCAAIYFATGLFGYLLFGDATMSDVLVNFDQSSGSSIGSLLNDVVRLSYALHLMLVFPLLNFSLRANLDELLFPKKPCLAKDSKRFIGLTLALLICCFLSAIAVPDIWYFFQFLGSTTTVSIAFIFPAAIVLRNVHGVSTSREKLLAAIMLVLAVATSIIAIWTNLYSLAAN, from the exons ATGTCACCACAGATCAAAACGCATCTCTTACCAAAGcaagaaccttcttcttcttcgtcgtcttcgtctgGGAAGAATGGATCATCTACCTCCGGCGTCGTTTTCAACGTGTCGACGACTATAATCGGAGCCGGAATAATGTCAATGCCGGCGGCGTTTAAAGTTCTCGGAATCATCCCAGCGTTTCTGATGATCGCGATCATAGCTTGGCTTTCAACGATCTCTGTTGGATTCATAATGAAATCAACACTCGCCGGAGAATCAACTACATACGCCGGAGTTATGAAAGAGTCGTTTGGGAAAACAGGATCCGTCGCTGTACAGATTGCTACGATGGTTGCTACTTTTGGATGTATGGTCATCTTCTCCATTATTATAG gagATGTGCTTTCGGGTAATGACCATAATGGATCTGAGCATGTTGGAGTTTTGCAAGAATGGTTTGGTTCTTACTGGTGGAACACGAGAATCTTCGCTTTGTTGTTTATCTACTGCTTCGTCTTGCTTCCTTTGGTCTTGTGTAGACGTGTTG AAAGACTGGCATTTAGTTCTGCGGTATCGTTTCTGCTTGCTGTTCTATTTGTTGTCATTAGCTCCGTGCTAGCGATCTCGGCGTTAGTGAATGGGAAAACGAAGAATACAAGACTATTGCCAGAGTTGAAAAATGGAGGATCGTTTTGGAAACTCTTTACAGCTTCCCCTGTTATAGTAACAGCCTTCACGTTTCATTTCAATG TTCATCCAATTGGATTTGAGCTCAAAGATCCATTACATGTGATACCAGCAACTAAGTTCTCTGTCATCTTGTGCGCTGCCATCTACTTCGCCACTGGACTCTTCGGGTATCTTCTGTTTGGAGATGCAACCATGTCAGATGTTCTAGTGAACTTTGACCAGAGCTCTGGTTCTTCCATTGGTTCTCTTCTCAATGACGTTGTCAGACTCAGCTACGCGCTTCACCTCATGCTTGTCTTTCCTCTCTTGAACTTCTCATTGAGAGCAAATCTCGATGAACTCTTGTTCCCAAAGAAGCCGTGCTTGGCAAAGGACTCAAAAAGATTCATAGGACTCACTCTGGCTCTCCTGATTTGCTGTTTCTTGTCTGCAATCGCTGTGCCGGACATTTGGTACTTCTTTCAGTTTTTGGGATCAACCACCACTGTTTCAATAGCATTTATATTTCCAGCCGCCATTGTTCTAAG GAATGTCCATGGTGTATCGACTTCAAGAGAGAAGCTCCTAGCTGCGATAATGCTTGTTCTTGCAGTTGCTACTAGCATTATTGCTATTTGGACGAATTTATACAGCCTTGCAGCAAACTAA
- the LOC104791916 gene encoding probable sodium-coupled neutral amino acid transporter 6 gives MSPQIETHLLPKQKEPSSEKHRSSTSGIVFNLATSIIGTGIMSMPAAFKVLGIIPAFSIITIVAWLSTVSAGFLMKSTLAGGSTTYAGAMKESFGKTGSVAVQVATTVATFGCIIVISIIIGDVLSGNENGGSEHLGVLQEWFGSCWWNTRIFALLFVYCFVLLPLVLCRRVERLAFSSAVSFLLAVLFVVISSVLAISALVNGQTKNTRLFPELKNGGSFWKLFTASPVIVTAFTFHFNVHPIGFELKDPLHVIPATKFSVILCAAIYFATGLFGYLLFGDATMSDVLVNFDQSSGSSIGSLLNDVVRLSYALHLMLVFPLMNFSLRANLDELLFPKKPSLANDSIRFVGLTLALLICCFFSAIAVPDIWYFFQFLGSTTTVSIGFIFPAAIVLRNVHGVSTSREKLVAAIMLVLAVATSIIAIWTNLYSLAAN, from the exons ATGTCACCACAGATCGAAACTCATCTCTTGCCTAAGCAAAAAGAGCCTTCGTCTGAGAAGCATAGATCATCAACGTCAGGCATCGTTTTTAACTTGGCGACGAGCATAATTGGAACCGGAATAATGTCAATGCCGGCGGCGTTTAAGGTTCTCGGAATCATCCCAGCGTTTTCGATAATCACGATCGTTGCTTGGCTTTCCACAGTTTCTGCTGGCTTTCTCATGAAATCAACACTCGCCGGAGGATCAACTACGTACGCCGGAGCTATGAAAGAGTCGTTTGGCAAAACAGGATCCGTCGCTGTACAGGTTGCTACGACGGTTGCCACTTTTGGTTGTATTATTGTAATCTCCATTATTATAG gagATGTGCTTTCGGGTAATGAAAATGGAGGATCTGAACATCTTGGAGTTTTGCAAGAATGGTTTGGTTCTTGCTGGTGGAACACGAGAATATTCGCTTTGTTGTTTGTCTACTGCTTCGTCTTGCTTCCATTGGTCTTGTGCAGACGTGTTG AAAGACTAGCGTTTAGTTCTGCGGTATCGTTTCTTCTTGCGGTTCTGTTTGTTGTCATTAGCTCCGTGCTGGCGATCTCGGCGTTAGTGAATGGGCAAACGAAGAATACAAGACTATTCCCAGAGTTGAAAAATGGAGGATCGTTTTGGAAACTCTTTACAGCTTCCCCTGTTATAGTAACAGCCTTCACGTTTCATTTCAATG TTCATCCAATTGGATTCGAGCTAAAAGATCCATTACATGTGATCCCAGCAACTAAGTTCTCTGTCATCTTGTGCGCTGCCATCTACTTCGCCACTGGACTCTTCGGGTATCTTCTGTTTGGAGATGCAACCATGTCAGATGTTCTAGTGAACTTTGACCAGAGCTCTGGTTCTTCCATTGGTTCTCTTCTCAATGATGTTGTCAGACTCAGCTACGCGCTTCACCTCATGCTTGTCTTTCCTCTCATGAACTTCTCATTGAGAGCAAATCTCGATGAACTCTTGTTCCCCAAGAAGCCTTCCTTAGCAAATGACTCAATAAGATTCGTCGGACTCACTCTAGCTCTcctgatttgttgtttcttctctgcAATCGCTGTGCCGGACATTTGGTACTTCTTTCAGTTCTTGGGATCAACCACCACTGTTTCAATAGGATTTATATTCCCAGCCGCCATTGTTCTAAG GAATGTCCATGGTGTATCGACTTCTAGAGAGAAGCTCGTAGCTGCGATAATGCTTGTGCTTGCAGTTGCTACTAGCATTATTGCTATTTGGACAAATTTATACAGCCTTGCAGCAAACTAA
- the LOC104699156 gene encoding U4/U6 small nuclear ribonucleoprotein PRP4-like protein — translation MDPNTMQDLLVMRPTAVPTNDKAVRDRLRRLGKPITLFGEQGMERRSRLSNLMGMLTVEKLLETHVEEEDAALKEQAYDQVPVYPFFTEGPKELREARIEIAKFSIKRAAVRNQRAKRQRDEEAKLALNHARDMVLECSNFGEDRPLTGCSFSRDGKILATCSLSGVTNLWEMPQVTNKIAVLEDKKERATDVVFSPVDDCLATASADRTAKLWKTDGTLVRTFEASCGLDSLARVWDLRTGRSILVFQGKTKPLLSVNFSPNGYHLASGGEDNQCRIWDLRMRESLYTIAAHSNLVSQVKYEPQAGHFLATASYDKKVNIWSGRDFSLVKSLAGHESKVASLDITPDSSCIATVSHDRTIKLWTRSGNGEDES, via the exons ATGGATCCCAACACAATGCAAGATTTGTTGGTAATGCGTCCTACTGCTGTTCCAACGAATGACAAAGCTGTTAGGGATCGCCTTAGACGACTTGGGAAGCCAATTACCCTGTTTGGAGAACAAGGAATGGAGAGAAGATCTAGGTTGAGTAACCTTATGGGTATGCTTACTGTGGAAAAACTACTTGAAACTCacgtcgaagaagaagatgcggCTCTAAAAGAGCAAGCGTATGATCAAGTACCTGTATACCCTTTTTTTACCGAGGGTCCAAAGGAACTGAGAGAGGCTAGAATAGAAATTGCCAAGTTTTCTATCAAGAGAGCAGCTGTCAGGAATCAGCGTGCAAAGCGGCAGAGGGATGAAGAGGCTAAGTTGGCTTTAAATCATGCTAGAGACATGGTCCTGGAGTGCAGTAATTTTGGAGAGGATCGTCCTCTTACCGGCTGTTCTTTCTCTCGCGATGGAAAGATACTTGCCACATGTTCTCTGAGTGGAGTTACTAATTTGTGGGAGATGCCTCAAGTTACAAACAAGATTGCTGTCTTGGAGGACAAAAAGGAACGTGCAACTGATGTAGTGTTCTCCCCTGTTGATGACTGTCTAGCAACTGCTTCTGCTGATCGAACTGCAAAGCTGTGGAAAACTGATGGAACACTAGTACGAACTTTTGAAG CTTCTTGTGGGCTTGATTCACTCGCACGGGTTTGGGATCTCCGCACTGGTAGGAGTATTCTTGTCTTCCAAGGAAAAACCAAACCTCTACTCTCAGTGAACTTCTCTCCTAATGGTTATCACTTGGCATCCGGTGGTGAGGATAATCAATGCCGTATTTGGGATCTAAGGATGAGAGAGTCATTGTACACTATAGCAGCTCATTCTAACCTTGTGTCTCAAGTGAAGTATGAACCACAAGCAGGTCACTTCTTGGCCACTGCCTCATACGACAAGAAAGTCAACATATGGTCGGGAAGAGATTTCTCGCTCGTTAAAAGCTTAGCAGGACATGAGTCAAAAGTCGCCTCTCTCGATATCACTCCAGATAGCTCGTGTATTGCAACTGTATCACATGACCGCACCATCAAGCTTTGGACGAGAAGTGGAAATGGCGAAGATGAATCATAA